A genomic stretch from Setaria viridis chromosome 1, Setaria_viridis_v4.0, whole genome shotgun sequence includes:
- the LOC117839732 gene encoding uncharacterized protein, with product MPPLLLLRPSPSPCLPLRRLLLFCCSASSSATHPSSLAPYHASFARRMALAGIHPHHRIAVGVSGGPDSMALCVLATAWKKAAGRKAADEEGFGSSAFVDGLLGVVVDHGLRPESADEARLVRDRVRGMGVECEIARCVWQDGRPKQGHVQEAAREVRYQKLLDICIKQQIGILLIAHHSDDQAELFVLRLSRNSGVLGLAGTAFVSQLFAPNVKYDGENFRRCGILLVRPMLDFSKDDMYKICQGSNQSWVEDPTNNSMKYARNRIRASLRNISTEGTFLSGVHKLISACRLTRTHVDYTWSMIAKQCVSILEYGYGVIDLEKLDPSNVDDLCLSQYLAYILQFVSQRHRPLRGRSARLLLDYIRTIPCKAAFTVAGCYLCAAPRSKGTKVLVCCSVDWMESSSAEISYKCSYEEQVFPVPEIDQIVLEGCLQSKQFIQNRSNLPFVYSKSSVDVLNKAKDLSIIDDFTLQKLCYLRTDEHDKFIVNEHKHEEHDQEENFFPDYNVLSLCPGETCHFMSRFLITWKAPEDVNEICLHENKECLSKICTVNLDGSLEVRHMADADWLFLAEVCNIRSVEQNLSGPKASISKIEMDNAPQHYRYLQRSAHKALQILRSIPAAARRTLPVLINAQGDIVCIPSIGFRCCPSLSIQAVFYPRVPLGGGYSSYL from the exons atgccgccgctcctcctcctccgcccctcgcCCTCCCCATGTctcccgctccgccgcctcctcctatTCTGCTGCTCCgcatcctcctccgccacccaccCCTCATCGCTTGCTCCTTACCACGCGTCCTTCGCCCGCCGCATGGCCCTCGCCGGCATCCACCCGCACCACCGCATTG CGGTGGGGGTCTCCGGCGGACCGGACTCCATGGCGCTGTGCGTGCTCGCCACGGCCTGGAAGAAGGCGGCGGGGCGGAaggccgccgacgaggagggCTTCGGTTCCTCGGCATTCGTGGATGggctcctcggcgtcgtcgtcgaccaCGGGCTGCGGCCTGAGAGCGCCGACGAGGCGCGGCTAGTGCGTGACCGTGTGCGCGGGATGG GCGTTGAGTGTGAGATCGCTAGATGTGTATGGCAAGATGGTCGCCCAAAACAAGGGCATGTGCAAGAGGCGGCCCGCGAAGTGAG GTACCAAAAACTATTGGACATTTGTATAAAGCAACAAATAGGCATCTTGCTTATTGCACACCACTCTGATGACCAG GCAGAGCTCTTTGTTCTCAGACTATCTCGCAACAGTGGGGTTTTAGGGCTTGCCGGTACAGCCTTTGTCTCCCAATTATTTGCACCTAATGTAAAATATGATGGAGAGAACTTTCGACGGTGTGGCATTCTTCTTGTGCGGCCCATGCTTGATTTTTCAAAAGATGACATGTATAAG ATATGTCAAGGTAGTAATCAATCCTGGGTGGAAGATCCAACAAATAATAGTATGAAGTATGCTAGAAACCGGATTCGGGCATCTTTGAGAAATATATCCACTGAAG GTACCTTTCTCTCAGGAGTTCATAAACTGATAAGCGCATGCCGGTTGACAAGGACACATGTTGATTATACCTGGAGTATGATTGCAAAGCAGTGTGTGTCAATATTGGAG TATGGATATGGTGTTATTGACCTAGAAAAACTTGATCCATCAAATGTTGATGATCTTTGTCTTTCACAATATTTAGCATATATCTTGCAG TTTGTTTCGCAGAGGCACAGGCCACTTCGTGGTAGATCTGCTCGACTGCTCCTGGATTACATTCGTACCATTCCCTGCAAG GCTGCCTTTACCGTAGCTGGTTGTTACCTTTGTGCTGCTCCAAGGTCTAAAGGTACAAAAGTTCTTGTTTGTTGTTCTGTTGACTGGATGGAGTCATCTTCTGCTGAAATTTCCTACAAGTGTTCCTATGAGGAGCAGGTATTTCCAGTACCTGAGATTGATCAGATAGTCCTTGAAGGATGTTTACAATCCAAACAGTTTATACAGAACCGCTCGAACTTACCTTTTGTGTATTCTAAATCTTCCGTTGATGTTCTGAACAAAGCAAAGGATCTCAGCATAATAGATGATTTTACATTACAAAAGCTATGTTACTTGCGAACAGATGAACATGATAAATTTATTGTGAATGAACATAAACATGAAGAACATGATCAGGAGGAAAATTTTTTTCCAGATTATAATGTTTTGAGCCTTTGTCCTGGTGAAACATGTCACTTCATGAGCAGATTCTTGATTACATGGAAAGCTCCGGAAGATGTGAATGAAATATGTTTGCATGAAAATAAAGAATGTCTGTCCAAGATTTGTACTGTGAATTTGGATGGAAGTCTTGAAGTCCGGCACATGGCTGATGCTGACTGGTTGTTCCTTGCTGAAGTTTGTAATATCCGTTCAGTGGAACAGAACTTAAGTGGTCCAAAAGCTTCGATTAGCAAAATTGAAATGGATAATGCCCCACAGCACTACAGATACTTGCAACGGTCGGCACATAAAGCTCTTCAGATCCTTAGATCTATTCCAGCTGCTGCAAGGCGTACACTTCCTGTACTAATCAATGCACAAGGTGACATAGTGTGTATACCT AGTATTGGCTTCAGATGTTGCCCTAGCCTATCGATACAAGCAGTATTCTATCCAAGGGTACCTCTCGGTGGAGGATACAGTTCATATTTATGA